A segment of the Vibrio aquimaris genome:
TTCACATTAAGTAGCTTGTTGGTTGGGATAGGCGCTTTAAGGTGTTGTTCCACCATTTGTTTTGCAACAATAGCGGCTGTTTGAAAATTCACCTTTCCGGCCAAAGAAAATGCTATCGACTGAACACCTAGAAAATGGCCTTCCATCGCCGCCGCTACTGTGCCTGAATACAACACATCGTCACCTAAATTGGCACCATGATTGATACCAGATAAGACCAAATCTGGAAGTTCATCTTTCATTAATTCATTTAGCGCAAAATGGACACAGTCCGTAGGCGTTCCTTGGACTGAGTATATGCGCTCAGATAAAGCCTTTACTCTCAAGGGCTGCTCCAAGGTAAGCGAGTTTGATGCTCCAGAGCGATTTCTATCGGGAGCGACGATAGTCACGTGCGCCAAATTACCCAGCGCGTCCGCCATGGCGTGTATGCCTTCAGCATGCACTCCATC
Coding sequences within it:
- the surE gene encoding 5'/3'-nucleotidase SurE, yielding MTDKVLKILLSNDDGVHAEGIHAMADALGNLAHVTIVAPDRNRSGASNSLTLEQPLRVKALSERIYSVQGTPTDCVHFALNELMKDELPDLVLSGINHGANLGDDVLYSGTVAAAMEGHFLGVQSIAFSLAGKVNFQTAAIVAKQMVEQHLKAPIPTNKLLNVNIPDLSLDEIKGICTTRLGARHHAEPMLKQQDPRGCDIYWLGPPGKEQDAGEGTDFYAIEQGFVSVTPIQVDLTAHESLPTMNRWLQDTYQ